In the Balaenoptera acutorostrata chromosome 7, mBalAcu1.1, whole genome shotgun sequence genome, one interval contains:
- the C7H7orf57 gene encoding uncharacterized protein C7orf57 homolog isoform X3, which yields MRNTSKELHGATSRYAPCDWYYHLPVKRSEKATDAPPASQIPGLSDLREAPSGHTLRERRYWVKETDSEYVKLAKQGGQPDLLKHFAPGTTKGSPVAYSLPDWYVHHSQPPTADRRRVPAVSIPDYMVYEESNPDHVRGNYESRRGPFDFDMKSVWQREAEELEKEKKKVRLPAIKSKYPSKAGTPLGPKDPAGSTLSFPPIVFFSKSSSTSIRLSAQGAQINPAVMCSWDLCNSYSYKAPVTVY from the exons ATTGGTATTACCACCTTCCTGTGAAGCGGTCTGAGAAAGCTACGGATGCCCCGCCAGCATCCCAGATCCCAGGCCTCAGTGACCtgagggaagcccccagtggGCACACGCTCAGGGAACGAAGGTACTGGGTGAAGGAGACGGACTCAGAGTACGTGAAGCTGGCGAAGCAAGGCGGCCAGCCCG ATCTGTTGAAGCACTTTGCCCCCGGCACCACGAAGGGCTCCCCCGTGGCCTACTCCTTGCCAGACTGGTACGTCCACCACAGCCAGCCGCCGACGGCCGACCGGAGGCG GGTCCCCGCTGTGTCCATACCGGATTACATGGTTTATGAAGAGTCTAACCCCGATCACGTCAGGGGCAACTATGAGTCCAGAAGGGGGCCCTTCGACTTTGACATGAAGTCGGTTTGGCAAAGAGAGGCCGAGGaactggaaaaggagaaaaaaaag GTGAGGCTACCAGCCATCAAGTCCAAGTATCCGAGCAAAGCCGGGACCCCGCTTGGCCCCAAAGACCCTGCAGGAAGCACACTGTCCTTTCCCCCCAT AGTCTTCTTCTCCAA GTCCAGTAGCACCTCCATCCGCCTCAGCGCCCAGGGAGCGCAGATAAACCCCGCTGTGATGTGCAGCTGGGACCTGTGTAACAGCTATAGTTACAAGGCTCCTGTTACAGTTTATTAA
- the C7H7orf57 gene encoding uncharacterized protein C7orf57 homolog isoform X1: MRNTSKELHGATSRYAPCDWYYHLPVKRSEKATDAPPASQIPGLSDLREAPSGHTLRERRYWVKETDSEYVKLAKQGGQPDLLKHFAPGTTKGSPVAYSLPDWYVHHSQPPTADRRRVPAVSIPDYMVYEESNPDHVRGNYESRRGPFDFDMKSVWQREAEELEKEKKKVRLPAIKSKYPSKAGTPLGPKDPAGSTLSFPPMPGQKTSSPTNFSKLISNGYKAEWLQQRADPDKRTPQTSRASASSPSRSLRDAELPPDPEAPEGAKEGPESSSPSPVAPPSASAPRERR; encoded by the exons ATTGGTATTACCACCTTCCTGTGAAGCGGTCTGAGAAAGCTACGGATGCCCCGCCAGCATCCCAGATCCCAGGCCTCAGTGACCtgagggaagcccccagtggGCACACGCTCAGGGAACGAAGGTACTGGGTGAAGGAGACGGACTCAGAGTACGTGAAGCTGGCGAAGCAAGGCGGCCAGCCCG ATCTGTTGAAGCACTTTGCCCCCGGCACCACGAAGGGCTCCCCCGTGGCCTACTCCTTGCCAGACTGGTACGTCCACCACAGCCAGCCGCCGACGGCCGACCGGAGGCG GGTCCCCGCTGTGTCCATACCGGATTACATGGTTTATGAAGAGTCTAACCCCGATCACGTCAGGGGCAACTATGAGTCCAGAAGGGGGCCCTTCGACTTTGACATGAAGTCGGTTTGGCAAAGAGAGGCCGAGGaactggaaaaggagaaaaaaaag GTGAGGCTACCAGCCATCAAGTCCAAGTATCCGAGCAAAGCCGGGACCCCGCTTGGCCCCAAAGACCCTGCAGGAAGCACACTGTCCTTTCCCCCCAT gcCTGGTCAAAAAACCAGTTCACCCACAAACTTTTCCAAACTTATTAGCAATGGATATAAGGCTGAGTGGTTACAGCAGCGAGCAGACCCAGACAAGAGGACCCCGCAGACATCCAGGGCCTCTGCTTCGTCTCCGTCCCGGTCTCTGCGGGATGCCGAGCTGCCCCCAGACCCAGAGGCTCCGGAAGGCGCCAAGGAAGGCCCAG AGTCTTCTTCTCCAA GTCCAGTAGCACCTCCATCCGCCTCAGCGCCCAGGGAGCGCAGATAA
- the C7H7orf57 gene encoding uncharacterized protein C7orf57 homolog isoform X2 codes for MRNTSKELHGATSRYAPCDWYYHLPVKRSEKATDAPPASQIPGLSDLREAPSGHTLRERRYWVKETDSEYVKLAKQGGQPDLLKHFAPGTTKGSPVAYSLPDWYVHHSQPPTADRRRVPAVSIPDYMVYEESNPDHVRGNYESRRGPFDFDMKSVWQREAEELEKEKKKVRLPAIKSKYPSKAGTPLGPKDPAGSTLSFPPINGYKAEWLQQRADPDKRTPQTSRASASSPSRSLRDAELPPDPEAPEGAKEGPESSSPSPVAPPSASAPRERR; via the exons ATTGGTATTACCACCTTCCTGTGAAGCGGTCTGAGAAAGCTACGGATGCCCCGCCAGCATCCCAGATCCCAGGCCTCAGTGACCtgagggaagcccccagtggGCACACGCTCAGGGAACGAAGGTACTGGGTGAAGGAGACGGACTCAGAGTACGTGAAGCTGGCGAAGCAAGGCGGCCAGCCCG ATCTGTTGAAGCACTTTGCCCCCGGCACCACGAAGGGCTCCCCCGTGGCCTACTCCTTGCCAGACTGGTACGTCCACCACAGCCAGCCGCCGACGGCCGACCGGAGGCG GGTCCCCGCTGTGTCCATACCGGATTACATGGTTTATGAAGAGTCTAACCCCGATCACGTCAGGGGCAACTATGAGTCCAGAAGGGGGCCCTTCGACTTTGACATGAAGTCGGTTTGGCAAAGAGAGGCCGAGGaactggaaaaggagaaaaaaaag GTGAGGCTACCAGCCATCAAGTCCAAGTATCCGAGCAAAGCCGGGACCCCGCTTGGCCCCAAAGACCCTGCAGGAAGCACACTGTCCTTTCCCCCCAT CAATGGATATAAGGCTGAGTGGTTACAGCAGCGAGCAGACCCAGACAAGAGGACCCCGCAGACATCCAGGGCCTCTGCTTCGTCTCCGTCCCGGTCTCTGCGGGATGCCGAGCTGCCCCCAGACCCAGAGGCTCCGGAAGGCGCCAAGGAAGGCCCAG AGTCTTCTTCTCCAA GTCCAGTAGCACCTCCATCCGCCTCAGCGCCCAGGGAGCGCAGATAA
- the C7H7orf57 gene encoding uncharacterized protein C7orf57 homolog isoform X5: MRNTSKELHGATSRYAPCDWYYHLPVKRSEKATDAPPASQIPGLSDLREAPSGHTLRERRYWVKETDSEYVKLAKQGGQPDLLKHFAPGTTKGSPVAYSLPDWYVHHSQPPTADRRRVPAVSIPDYMVYEESNPDHVRGNYESRRGPFDFDMKSVWQREAEELEKEKKKGEATSHQVQVSEQSRDPAWPQRPCRKHTVLSPHSLLLQNLLGTCRLDSAITSRLQVGG; this comes from the exons ATTGGTATTACCACCTTCCTGTGAAGCGGTCTGAGAAAGCTACGGATGCCCCGCCAGCATCCCAGATCCCAGGCCTCAGTGACCtgagggaagcccccagtggGCACACGCTCAGGGAACGAAGGTACTGGGTGAAGGAGACGGACTCAGAGTACGTGAAGCTGGCGAAGCAAGGCGGCCAGCCCG ATCTGTTGAAGCACTTTGCCCCCGGCACCACGAAGGGCTCCCCCGTGGCCTACTCCTTGCCAGACTGGTACGTCCACCACAGCCAGCCGCCGACGGCCGACCGGAGGCG GGTCCCCGCTGTGTCCATACCGGATTACATGGTTTATGAAGAGTCTAACCCCGATCACGTCAGGGGCAACTATGAGTCCAGAAGGGGGCCCTTCGACTTTGACATGAAGTCGGTTTGGCAAAGAGAGGCCGAGGaactggaaaaggagaaaaaaaa AGGTGAGGCTACCAGCCATCAAGTCCAAGTATCCGAGCAAAGCCGGGACCCCGCTTGGCCCCAAAGACCCTGCAGGAAGCACACTGTCCTTTCCCCCCAT AGTCTTCTTCTCCAA AACCTGCTCGGCACGTGCAGGCTTGACTCAGCGATCACCAGCCGCCTGCAGGTTGGAGGCTGA
- the C7H7orf57 gene encoding uncharacterized protein C7orf57 homolog isoform X4, whose amino-acid sequence MRNTSKELHGATSRYAPCDWYYHLPVKRSEKATDAPPASQIPGLSDLREAPSGHTLRERRYWVKETDSEYVKLAKQGGQPDLLKHFAPGTTKGSPVAYSLPDWYVHHSQPPTADRRRVPAVSIPDYMVYEESNPDHVRGNYESRRGPFDFDMKSVWQREAEELEKEKKKGEATSHQVQVSEQSRDPAWPQRPCRKHTVLSPHSLLLQVSIYRETDLHPSIKSVSDTKTIDGHSSSI is encoded by the exons ATTGGTATTACCACCTTCCTGTGAAGCGGTCTGAGAAAGCTACGGATGCCCCGCCAGCATCCCAGATCCCAGGCCTCAGTGACCtgagggaagcccccagtggGCACACGCTCAGGGAACGAAGGTACTGGGTGAAGGAGACGGACTCAGAGTACGTGAAGCTGGCGAAGCAAGGCGGCCAGCCCG ATCTGTTGAAGCACTTTGCCCCCGGCACCACGAAGGGCTCCCCCGTGGCCTACTCCTTGCCAGACTGGTACGTCCACCACAGCCAGCCGCCGACGGCCGACCGGAGGCG GGTCCCCGCTGTGTCCATACCGGATTACATGGTTTATGAAGAGTCTAACCCCGATCACGTCAGGGGCAACTATGAGTCCAGAAGGGGGCCCTTCGACTTTGACATGAAGTCGGTTTGGCAAAGAGAGGCCGAGGaactggaaaaggagaaaaaaaa AGGTGAGGCTACCAGCCATCAAGTCCAAGTATCCGAGCAAAGCCGGGACCCCGCTTGGCCCCAAAGACCCTGCAGGAAGCACACTGTCCTTTCCCCCCAT AGTCTTCTTCTCCAAGTGAGTATTTATAGAGAAACTGACCTGCATCCAAGTATAAAAAGTGTCTCAGACACAAAAACAATTGATGGACATAGTTCTTCAATCTGA